The genomic interval ACAAGCCTTTCAAAATGGGTATGGTATTCCCCGTTTCAACACACAACTACCAACTGCGTTATTGGTTGGCAGCAGGCGGAATCAACCCTGGAATGTACACCAAAGACAATGCACAAGGTATGATCAATGCCGAAGCGCTATTATCAGTAACTCCTCCGCCACAAATGCCAGCAACTCTGGAAGCAGGAACAATCAACGGATATTGTGTAGGAGAACCTTGGAACCAACAAGCAGTTAGTAAAGGAATTGGAGTTCCGGTAATTACTTCAAATGACATTTGGAAAAACCACCCTGAGAAGGTATTTGTAATGACCAAAGCATTCGTAGAGAAAAATCCAAATACAGCCATTGCCATTACCAAAGCTTTAATTAGAGCTGGAAAATGGTTGGATGATCCAAAAAACAGAGACGAAGCAGTGAAAATATTATCGAGTCCTGCTTATGTAGGTGCAGACGAAGCGGTTTTGAAAAACTCAATGACAGGAACTTTCGAATATGAAAAAGGAGACAAACGTGATGCAGCAGATTTCAATGTTTTCTTCAAACACAACGCAACTTACCCTTTCTATTCTGACGGAGTTTGGTACATGACACAAATGAGACGTTGGGGACAAATCACAGAAGCACAACCAGCAGATTGGTATGCATCAAAAATCAAAGAAGTGTATTTACCAGAAATTTGGACCAAAGCAGCTGAATTATTAGTCAAAGAAGGAAACTTAGAGCAAGCTGATATTCCAACAACCGACGGTTACAAAGAAGCAACATCTGACTTTATTGACGGTCTTCAATACGACGGTAAAAAACCATTGGAGTATATTAAGAGTATGAAAATTGGGAATAAGAATTAAGGTGAAAAAGTTATGAGTTATGGGTTATGAGTTTTGGTAGGCGTGGATAGTTGTACCTACTCGATCTAAAAACTTAAAATAAAATAAAAAGCATTTAAAATTGAGGATGCTGTAGTGGCATCCTTAATTTTTTAAAATAAAATAAACTAGATCAGAATAATTTAAAAAGTACGAATCACATTTTACGAAATACCATTCTCCTTTTTAAAACCAACATTAATAAATAAAACAGACTATGAAGACATTAACAATAAAAACCGTGAATTTTATGGGATTGGGTTATCTAGAACCGCTCATTCGATTAATAACAGGTGAAGAAGTGAAAAAAAACGCTACAGCTACTTTCAAAAGAATACTTTTTCCTTTGCTATCTGTACTTCTATTTATTCTTTTATGGCAATCATTTTCGAATTATTTAGCTAATGTAGATTCGCAAATAAAAATCGAAAAAGCGCTTAAAGATCAAGGACCCGAAGCAGCAAAAAAATTAGAAGACTGCATTGCTTCTGGAGATATCAGTTGCAGACCCAATTCGTTGCCTTCTCCAGTGATGGTAGTAGGTGCTTTAGGAAAATTATGGGATGATCACCTAATAATGGCTACTAAAAAAGCGGATTTTATAGACAAATACTCCACTATAAATGCTGAACGAATTGCCAACGGAGAAACTGAAATTGTTTACACAGGACGTCCATCATTTGTAGACCAAATAAAAACGAGTTTGAAAACCGTTTTTGCTGGATTCTTATTATCAATTATTATCGCTGTGCCACTCGGAATCGTATTGGGATTGAGTGATACCTTAAGAACTTCGTTCAACTGGTTAATCCAAATTTTAAAACCCGTTTCTCCTGTTGTTTGGTTATTACTAGTTTCGATGATCGTAAAAACAATGCTTACAAATGTTGATGTCGAAAAATCATTTGTTATTTCATTTATCAGTGTGGGATTATGCTCGATGTGGGCGACTTTGGTTAACACCAGCGTTGGAGTTTCATCGGTTGACAAAGATTTCATGAACGTTGCCAAAGTATTGCAATTGGGAACTTTCAAAAAAATATTCAAAATTATCCTTCCATCTTCTTTCCCAATGATTTTTACGGGATTGCGTATCACGCTTTCAGTAGCTTGGATGGTATTAATTGCGATCGAATTATTAGCACAAAGCCCAGGTTTAGGATCATTTGTTTGGGAGGAATTCCAAAATGGTTCAAGTGATTCGAATTCGAAAATTATTGTTGCCATGTTTGTTATTGGTATTATCGGTTTCATGCTAGACAGAGTGATGATGATTTTCCAAAAATTACTAACGTTTACGGATTAGAGAGTTGCTAAGAGGCTAAGTTTCTAAGAAAAATAGTCACTTAGAAACTAACAACCAATGAATAAACAAACTAAAGGGCTTAGCAATTATGATACACCTGCTCTAAAGAACTTAGAAACTTAGGCACTCAGAAACTCAGCAACTTAAAAAAAGAAAAACATGGCATATTTAGAACTAAAAAATGTTTGTAAATCATACGGTGAAGGCAAGAACAAAACCGAAGTTTTAAGAAACATCAATTTAAGAATAGAAGAAGGCGAATTTGTAGCTATCGTAGGATTTACAGGAAGTGGCAAAACTACTTTGGTCAATTTATTAGCTGGATTAATCGAACCGGATTCGGGTGAAATATTATTTAAAGGACAACCAATCTCAGGAACCAGTCACGAACGTGGAATTATTTTTCAAAACTACTCTTTACTTCCTTGGTTGAGTGTTTATGAAAATATCGCCATGGCAGTGAAAGCCGTTTTTCCAGCTTGGACAAACAAAGAAGTAGAAGCGCATGTTATTTCTTTTATCGAAAAAGTAAATCTTGCTCATGCTACTCATAAAAAACCACGAGAACTTTCTGGAGGTATGCGCCAACGTGTGGCGGTAGCGAGAGCTTTGGCTATGAAACCCGAACTAATCTTGATGGATGAACCGTTGGGTGCACTAGATGCCTTGACTAGAGGAAACTTGCAAGAAGAGATACTTTCGATTTGGAGCGAAGACAAACGCACCGCTTTATTGATTACCAATGATGTAGACGAAGGCGTTTTTATGGCTGACAGAGTGATTCCGTTGCGACCAGGACCAAAAGCAACTTTGGGACCAGAATTTGACATTGCTATTGAACGTCCAAGAAACAAAATCGCATTGAACCACAATGACAATTTCAAAAAACTTAGAAACAAGATTATTGAATATTTAATGCAAATTGGGCAAGAAAGAACCGCAGGATTAGAAGTTCCACAATATGAATTGCCTGATTTGGTTCCAATGAAATTTGATTAAACATTATTTCTGGGAAAACAAATTTTAGAAATTAAAGAAATACAACAAAGATTTCACAGATTAAAAAATTTGACACTGAGGAAATCAGAATTAATCCTTTTAATCAGTGGCTAAAAATTAAAAATCATGACAGATACAACAACTCTTACTCAAAATACTCCCCGTGATCTACAAGGATTTGAAAAATACATGTTGGAATTATCCAATATTACCAAAGTCTACCCCACTCCAAAGGGTGATTTTGTAGTACTCGAAAATTTGAACTTAAAAATAAAAGAAGGCGAATTCGTTTCCATTATCGGACATTCTGGTTGTGGAAAAACAACTTTACTATCCATGATTGCAGGATTGAACCCAATTACAAGTGGCGAAATTATCTTGGACGGAACCCCAATTAAAGGTCCTGGACCAGACCGAGGCGTGATCTTTCAATCGCCTAGTTTGTTGCCTTGGATGAGCGCTCTAGAAAATGTACAATTGGGCGTTGACAAAGTTTTTGCCAATGCTACCAAAAAACAACGTCAAGACATTTGCAAATATTACCTCAGCAAAGTCGGACTTGATGGAGCTTTCGACAAAAAAGCCAAAGACCTTTCACAAGGAATGAAACAACGTGTGGGAATCGCAAGAGCCTTGGCACTAAAACCTCAAGTATTGCTTTTAGACGAACCTTTCGGAATGCTAGATTCCTTAACAAGAGGAGAATTGCAAGATGTTTTACTCGAAGTTCTCGATAAAGAAAAAACAACAGGAATTATGATTACCCACGATGTCGATGAATCTATTTTCTTGGCCGATAGAGTGATTATGATGACCTCGGGACCAAGAGCACAAATTGGCGACATTCTAGACATTACCTACGATCGCCCCCGAAACCGTAAAGCGATTTTAGAACACGAAACCTATTACAGCAATAGAGAACACTTAATCAATTTCTTGGAGCATTAATATTTTGCCCCAAATCTATTAATTCCAAAAAAACCGAACAGGAGATATTTTCTTGTTCGGTTTTTTTTGTACGTATTTAAACTTTTTCTTTATTTGTCAGCAATTCCACCTAAATATATTTTATACTCCAATATCGTATTGATAGCTAATATGCGTAACAAATCAAACCACCCCAAAAAAAATGAGCCCGATACACTATCGAGCTCATTATTAACAAAACTAACTTAAATTTACCTAAACTTTTGGGTGTAGTCTAGTGTTTCAATTTGCACTTAAAAGAAACACCTATTTGACTTATAATAAGCTATCCCGTCTCTAATTTTCTACTTGGACAATTGCATTGTTCTTATTTACGTTTTTTACCCAAGGTCCGTGATTTTTATAGGCTGGCCCAGTTAAATTTCGGCTTTCACTACCCGATGTACTTACTAGAACTAAGTCTTTTTCTCTTGTATCTCTCGACACTTGATGATTTTTGTATGCTGGTCCTTTGAGCGCTTGTTTATTATTATCTGTATATATTTTAATTGGCTCAGATTTATCCATCCAAACTTTATAATTTTTATAAGCGGGCCCTTTTAAATCACTCTGTTTCACATTAGTTTCTGCTTGTGCAAACGCACTAAAAGAAATTAATAAAACTCCTAAAATCATTGCTACTTCTTTCATGGCTATTACTTTTTTTGTTCCTTACAAAGATACATTCAGTAATAGGTGTTTAGAATTATGGGAATCTACCCAATCTCCATCCGTATAAATACGGATAGCGACTATTTTTAAAGTGTTATACCAAATTCATTTCTGTTGCTTTTTTAATGAGTTCGGCGGTATTTTTTACTTCCAATTTTTTCAAAATATTGGCGCGATGGGTTTCTATGGTACGGGAACTTACAAATAGTTTAGCAGCAATTCCCTTGGTTGTCAAACCCGTAGCGATCAATCCCAAAACTTCTGTTTCTTTATTTGACAAAATGTTTTCACTAATGCTTTGAGTGGACATAAAGTTGATCATTTTTTCAGAAATCTCGGCGCTGAAATATTTTTTTCCTTTATTCACTGTTCGAATGGCAAGGATCAATTCAGCTTCATCTGTGTTTTTTAATAGATAGCCATAAGCACCCATTTTGGCACATTTTGCGATGTAATTGCCATCATTGTGCATCGATATCACAATAGGTTTGATACCTGAATCTGTTGCTTGTAATTCTTTCAAAACCTGAAAACCATCCATATTAGGCATGGTAATGTCTAGCAAAACAATATCTGCTTCAAACTGATTATTAATCAGCTCCATAAACTCAATACCATCAGCAACACTTTTGACTATTTTTATGTCGTCCTGTTTTCGTAGTAACTCTGCAAGTCCTTTTCGAAAAAGTTCATGATCATCGGCTATTATTAATTTGATTTCGTTCATAATTCTATGGGTAATTCAATTTCAAAGGTTGTGTTTCCAGGTACTTCATTGATGGTAATGGTACCATTGCAAATTTCTACCCGCTCTTTGATGTTACTAATTCCTAAACCTAATTTGACTGTGCAAATATCAAAACCAATTCCGTCATCAAAATAAAAAAGCGAAATAAATTCATCAAATTCCGAAAGTGTAATTCGGATATTTTTAGCATTTGCATGTTTTAATGAATTATTAATGAGTTCTTGGCTTATTCGAAAAAGATTAATAGCCTGATGGTTGGTGATATTAGAATTTTCTTGTTTGGTTAAATCTTCATATTCGATAGTTACATTTGTCGATTTTTTGAGGCTTTCAATAAAGTTGGTCAGCGCAACTCCAATTCCGAAATCATCTATAGAAGCAGGCATTAAGGCGTTTGACATCAATCTGATTTCTGAAATAGTATCATCTACTATTTTTTTCATTTCTGTTTTCTTCACTTCATCTACAACCCTATTTTCAATATAGTGTTTCAAAGAAGTCAAATACGGGCC from Flavobacterium ovatum carries:
- a CDS encoding CmpA/NrtA family ABC transporter substrate-binding protein, encoding MKKLVFKISLLAITALGVISCKKDAKKEGAAEATTETSSTTEKLTLEKPQVTLGFIKLTDMAPLAIAKEKGFFEDEGLFVTLEAQSNWKNVLDRVIDEQIDGSHMLAGQPIAAAVGFGRQAKLVTTFSMDLNGNAITVSNDVWSKMKPGLPLKDGKPVHPISASALLPVIKEYKNANKPFKMGMVFPVSTHNYQLRYWLAAGGINPGMYTKDNAQGMINAEALLSVTPPPQMPATLEAGTINGYCVGEPWNQQAVSKGIGVPVITSNDIWKNHPEKVFVMTKAFVEKNPNTAIAITKALIRAGKWLDDPKNRDEAVKILSSPAYVGADEAVLKNSMTGTFEYEKGDKRDAADFNVFFKHNATYPFYSDGVWYMTQMRRWGQITEAQPADWYASKIKEVYLPEIWTKAAELLVKEGNLEQADIPTTDGYKEATSDFIDGLQYDGKKPLEYIKSMKIGNKN
- a CDS encoding ABC transporter permease, coding for MKTLTIKTVNFMGLGYLEPLIRLITGEEVKKNATATFKRILFPLLSVLLFILLWQSFSNYLANVDSQIKIEKALKDQGPEAAKKLEDCIASGDISCRPNSLPSPVMVVGALGKLWDDHLIMATKKADFIDKYSTINAERIANGETEIVYTGRPSFVDQIKTSLKTVFAGFLLSIIIAVPLGIVLGLSDTLRTSFNWLIQILKPVSPVVWLLLVSMIVKTMLTNVDVEKSFVISFISVGLCSMWATLVNTSVGVSSVDKDFMNVAKVLQLGTFKKIFKIILPSSFPMIFTGLRITLSVAWMVLIAIELLAQSPGLGSFVWEEFQNGSSDSNSKIIVAMFVIGIIGFMLDRVMMIFQKLLTFTD
- a CDS encoding ABC transporter ATP-binding protein, whose amino-acid sequence is MAYLELKNVCKSYGEGKNKTEVLRNINLRIEEGEFVAIVGFTGSGKTTLVNLLAGLIEPDSGEILFKGQPISGTSHERGIIFQNYSLLPWLSVYENIAMAVKAVFPAWTNKEVEAHVISFIEKVNLAHATHKKPRELSGGMRQRVAVARALAMKPELILMDEPLGALDALTRGNLQEEILSIWSEDKRTALLITNDVDEGVFMADRVIPLRPGPKATLGPEFDIAIERPRNKIALNHNDNFKKLRNKIIEYLMQIGQERTAGLEVPQYELPDLVPMKFD
- a CDS encoding ABC transporter ATP-binding protein — translated: MLELSNITKVYPTPKGDFVVLENLNLKIKEGEFVSIIGHSGCGKTTLLSMIAGLNPITSGEIILDGTPIKGPGPDRGVIFQSPSLLPWMSALENVQLGVDKVFANATKKQRQDICKYYLSKVGLDGAFDKKAKDLSQGMKQRVGIARALALKPQVLLLDEPFGMLDSLTRGELQDVLLEVLDKEKTTGIMITHDVDESIFLADRVIMMTSGPRAQIGDILDITYDRPRNRKAILEHETYYSNREHLINFLEH
- a CDS encoding response regulator transcription factor, coding for MNEIKLIIADDHELFRKGLAELLRKQDDIKIVKSVADGIEFMELINNQFEADIVLLDITMPNMDGFQVLKELQATDSGIKPIVISMHNDGNYIAKCAKMGAYGYLLKNTDEAELILAIRTVNKGKKYFSAEISEKMINFMSTQSISENILSNKETEVLGLIATGLTTKGIAAKLFVSSRTIETHRANILKKLEVKNTAELIKKATEMNLV